From a region of the Vaginimicrobium propionicum genome:
- a CDS encoding YhgE/Pip domain-containing protein, which translates to MNKVLFIVRDDFRQIRSSVMVRISMVLLITVPLFFTWFNVLATWDPFSNSGQLKIAVANTDEGYTSKILNVKLNVGDTVLKELAVNDQFDWVITSKDQALEGTRSGEYYATIVLPADFSQSMFTFYAGGAAPANITLYTNEKKNPLSANLTTQGAQGVTAQINTTFSQTLAEVTVSIAEDVSSYLDDADTQAALDRLSNRLETLCAQLNSGANTVSSLSTLIGSAVPLATGAKQLAAGVQDSFEGAVGYTFDSGGNSGGGTANPFAVASSGLEDAVRLAAGNISNLQNQLDNLLDSANSTAQSSADTVEQLQTLLDEQIIGFQRTRDALEQSLGPDGLDLQGKEPAVDRFLADMDAAIARQQSLSERLGSIADDLRKGVTLDSELRESARQAIADAQQAIDSAQSNYEKNLQPQIESLRKNLDAAGEDVEVFRSYLQAVQADLSESAGGMIESMRRCQQALADTAQKMRDGASRLSQAREQILSTQAGGNFNQIATTLGADPKDFARLISSPIAVERNAVFPVATFGVGMAPLFTVIALWVGALLAGVFLRTDVSENVGKRYLASIGDWKHPDSVGGADTNAQESSRSEGLDTKTGETVPTPVAESAVKDAVKKPLFTGAQEYLGRYFMFWVIGMAQSTLLMVGLIVFVEIEPAHPFLLILAGWVISTVFTSIVYTLVVALSNAGKALAVVLLVLQISAAGGAYPLELLPQWFQNISPWLPATYAINLMRSAIAGIYAGDFAYNLVIILVFLIPNLVLGLVLRRTIAGRIQDMTKEVEKTKVM; encoded by the coding sequence ATGAACAAAGTACTTTTTATCGTGCGTGACGACTTTCGCCAGATTCGCAGCAGTGTCATGGTTCGGATTTCCATGGTTCTGTTAATTACCGTGCCCTTGTTCTTCACCTGGTTCAACGTGCTGGCGACTTGGGATCCTTTCTCAAATTCGGGACAGCTGAAGATTGCCGTGGCCAACACTGATGAGGGCTACACCAGCAAAATTCTGAACGTTAAACTCAATGTGGGAGACACGGTACTAAAGGAACTGGCAGTAAATGACCAGTTTGATTGGGTGATAACCAGCAAAGATCAGGCTTTGGAGGGCACGCGCTCGGGGGAATATTACGCAACAATTGTGTTGCCCGCGGATTTTTCACAGTCCATGTTCACGTTCTATGCCGGCGGAGCTGCCCCGGCAAATATCACGCTGTACACCAACGAAAAGAAGAACCCGCTGTCAGCCAATCTCACCACGCAAGGTGCTCAGGGTGTCACCGCGCAAATCAACACGACTTTTTCGCAAACCTTGGCAGAAGTCACCGTGAGTATTGCTGAGGACGTGTCCTCTTACCTGGACGATGCCGACACTCAGGCAGCTCTGGATCGGTTGAGCAACCGCCTCGAAACCCTCTGTGCACAACTGAATTCCGGTGCGAACACAGTCAGTTCTCTGTCTACCTTGATAGGTTCGGCGGTGCCGCTGGCCACAGGAGCAAAACAGCTGGCTGCGGGAGTGCAGGACTCTTTCGAGGGGGCTGTTGGCTACACATTCGATTCCGGGGGCAATAGTGGCGGGGGAACAGCCAATCCTTTCGCGGTAGCCTCATCTGGGCTCGAGGATGCTGTGAGATTGGCGGCAGGTAATATTTCCAACTTGCAAAATCAGTTGGACAACTTGCTGGATTCGGCCAATAGCACAGCCCAAAGTAGTGCTGACACAGTCGAACAGCTGCAGACCTTGTTGGATGAACAAATCATTGGCTTCCAACGTACGCGGGACGCACTCGAGCAGTCACTGGGGCCAGACGGCTTGGATTTGCAGGGCAAGGAGCCCGCCGTCGACCGGTTCCTGGCCGATATGGATGCGGCTATTGCTCGCCAACAAAGCCTGTCAGAGCGACTGGGCAGTATTGCGGATGACCTGCGCAAGGGGGTGACTCTCGATTCTGAGCTGAGAGAGTCAGCCCGCCAGGCCATAGCAGACGCACAACAGGCTATTGACTCCGCTCAGTCCAATTATGAGAAAAACTTGCAGCCACAGATTGAAAGCCTGCGTAAAAACCTGGATGCTGCCGGAGAGGATGTGGAGGTTTTCCGTTCGTATCTGCAGGCGGTGCAAGCTGACCTGTCGGAAAGTGCTGGCGGGATGATTGAGAGTATGCGCCGCTGTCAACAGGCTCTGGCCGATACGGCGCAAAAGATGCGTGACGGAGCCAGCCGCTTGAGCCAGGCTCGTGAACAGATTTTGTCCACCCAGGCGGGAGGGAACTTTAACCAGATCGCCACCACGTTGGGAGCCGACCCGAAAGATTTTGCCCGCCTGATTTCTTCCCCCATAGCGGTAGAACGCAATGCTGTATTCCCAGTCGCTACCTTTGGGGTGGGTATGGCTCCGCTATTCACCGTTATAGCCCTGTGGGTTGGGGCGCTCCTGGCGGGGGTTTTCTTGCGCACTGACGTTTCTGAGAATGTGGGTAAACGCTACCTGGCTAGCATTGGAGACTGGAAACATCCTGATTCAGTCGGTGGCGCGGATACGAATGCGCAGGAATCATCCCGGTCGGAAGGGTTAGACACGAAAACTGGCGAAACAGTACCGACTCCAGTTGCAGAATCAGCCGTGAAAGACGCAGTGAAAAAGCCTCTATTCACCGGGGCTCAAGAGTACCTGGGGCGTTACTTTATGTTCTGGGTAATTGGGATGGCTCAATCCACATTGCTGATGGTCGGGCTGATTGTGTTCGTTGAGATTGAACCAGCGCACCCCTTCCTGTTGATTTTGGCGGGATGGGTCATTTCCACCGTCTTTACCAGTATCGTTTATACATTGGTGGTGGCGCTTTCCAATGCGGGCAAAGCCTTAGCAGTGGTGTTACTGGTCTTACAGATTTCTGCCGCTGGCGGAGCCTATCCGCTGGAACTGCTACCGCAATGGTTCCAAAACATCAGTCCTTGGTTGCCCGCCACGTATGCGATTAACCTGATGCGTTCGGCTATAGCCGGGATTTATGCAGGGGACTTTGCTTATAACCTGGTGATAATCCTGGTGTTCCTGATTCCGAACTTGGTGCTTGGGCTGGTGTTGCGGCGTACGATTGCCGGGCGGATCCAGGATATGACCAAAGAGGTTGAGAAAACTAAAGTCATGTAG
- a CDS encoding HIT family protein, which yields MTVFTKIINGELPGNFAWADEVCVAFASINPISQGHMLVVPRKEVASFTHTDDATLAHLMCVAAKIGRAQEKAFNAPRAALIIAGFDVPHLHLHVVPAWGEAELKFENAAESVDPKELALATERVRMALVAQGDGEHVPAQLGSPKLA from the coding sequence ATGACAGTCTTTACCAAGATCATTAATGGCGAACTTCCCGGTAATTTCGCTTGGGCAGACGAGGTATGTGTGGCTTTCGCCTCTATTAACCCGATAAGTCAGGGGCATATGCTGGTTGTGCCACGTAAAGAAGTGGCGTCTTTCACTCACACCGATGACGCCACTTTGGCGCATTTAATGTGTGTTGCCGCAAAGATTGGGCGCGCCCAGGAGAAGGCCTTTAACGCTCCGCGCGCGGCGTTAATCATTGCCGGTTTCGACGTCCCGCATTTGCATTTGCACGTCGTCCCGGCGTGGGGTGAGGCTGAGTTGAAGTTTGAAAATGCTGCCGAATCTGTCGATCCGAAAGAGTTGGCTTTGGCAACGGAACGGGTACGAATGGCATTGGTTGCCCAGGGTGACGGGGAGCACGTCCCAGCGCAGTTGGGTAGCCCGAAACTCGCCTGA
- a CDS encoding DUF5318 family protein has product MKTQRERVSYALAKRSTLKAMTSPNVLLRINPCDAEPLLISSALHHGALANEPCPVCDSKRMMILRYVFGDQLGQYSGRIKSLEELDEMEDEFGEFMVRVVEVCPACRWNFMTETYLLGDGIKRRPPRRQRTVEDIYG; this is encoded by the coding sequence ATGAAAACGCAGCGGGAACGGGTTAGCTACGCGTTGGCCAAACGTAGCACTTTGAAGGCGATGACTTCCCCCAACGTCCTGCTGCGCATAAACCCGTGCGATGCTGAGCCGCTACTTATCAGTTCCGCACTCCACCATGGTGCCCTCGCTAACGAACCGTGCCCAGTGTGTGACAGCAAGCGGATGATGATTTTAAGATACGTTTTCGGCGATCAACTCGGTCAATACTCCGGGCGAATTAAATCCCTGGAAGAATTAGATGAAATGGAAGATGAATTCGGAGAATTCATGGTTCGGGTTGTTGAAGTTTGCCCAGCATGTCGCTGGAACTTCATGACTGAGACATATTTGTTAGGTGATGGCATAAAGCGCAGGCCGCCGCGCCGTCAGCGAACAGTGGAGGATATCTATGGCTGA
- a CDS encoding YhgE/Pip domain-containing protein yields the protein MRDSWRVFTRDAKRIVSVPRSLIIIFGILVTPALYTWLNILAFWNPYNATENLPIAVVNNDVGASSALTGQLNVGDLVVEQLSANEQLGWQFTDQDTANHKIRAGEVYAAFVIPETFSKDLVDIFSGQRHQPTIEYYVNEKKGAIAPKITDVGANELDIQITSTFRGQVGEAIAQALRDGGLEIDANIVGAEGSALDALGGINRDLADAQVALDSASESLTGSLQTMEKVRAALAAADPALADVSAALSDAQDILGTVVSDASEFAAMAGQASINAQKALNESSAAAGSAVSNASNKLTEMDSQLQSGIQRANDSIAKMRDQIAVLEGFPETQKLSAELKTKLNDMQNLLAEVGKTGSDAAQASEDLNALMKAFDQALTDTQRAATDLREQSNQTASTLNARVTQLSAQLGAIKSAVSAARISLTEISALTHGVDDQIVDTQDVLGQVQSNLNALSGTARGAQTDVATLATGLRTGTLKTVIGLDPTNIGRYLTSPVKFDQQTLFPINSYGSGMAAMFINLSLWIGALILVIIFRVEVDKEGFDWLSLRSAYLGRFMLSGVLSIGQGLIVSVGSLLLGVQAVNAPAFIATAMLIGPCYLAIIYALAAALSHVGRALAILLVVLQIPGASGIYPIELMPRFFRQLSPMLPFSYGIDAMRETIGGFYGGRFWHVIAVLLIMSVTVFLLGFWGRRRLGYFTQLFYDDLARTELVVNEDVQLQSRGYRLSNIIALLGNRKEFSTRIRRRQEEFNARYPALINGLSSVGILGLVVLGMISRLTSASKPALLGILAIWGLVIIGTLVGVVVLKSSIERAERLSHLTEDELFESLARQREVNANKTTNRSASRSSRSKRRLITAPVRADATDQTTDKPADETDTSATCEETR from the coding sequence GTGAGAGATAGCTGGCGGGTTTTCACTCGTGACGCAAAGCGGATTGTTTCGGTTCCGCGATCCCTGATTATCATCTTCGGTATCTTGGTCACCCCAGCCCTGTACACTTGGCTGAATATTTTGGCCTTTTGGAATCCCTACAACGCTACGGAAAATCTGCCCATAGCGGTAGTGAATAACGATGTGGGAGCGTCATCTGCACTGACTGGTCAGCTCAATGTTGGCGACCTCGTAGTCGAACAATTGTCAGCTAATGAACAGCTTGGCTGGCAATTTACAGATCAAGACACTGCCAATCACAAAATCAGAGCCGGAGAAGTCTATGCGGCTTTCGTCATCCCCGAGACCTTTAGTAAAGATTTAGTCGATATTTTCAGCGGTCAACGCCACCAGCCGACCATCGAATATTACGTGAATGAAAAGAAAGGCGCTATTGCGCCAAAAATTACCGATGTTGGAGCAAATGAGCTCGATATTCAAATCACGTCAACTTTTCGTGGTCAGGTCGGCGAGGCCATTGCGCAGGCTTTGCGCGATGGTGGGTTAGAGATTGACGCGAATATTGTTGGTGCTGAGGGCAGTGCTTTAGATGCCTTGGGCGGTATCAACCGGGATCTGGCTGATGCACAAGTAGCCTTGGATTCCGCCAGTGAGTCTTTGACGGGTTCCTTACAGACTATGGAAAAAGTTCGGGCTGCGCTGGCTGCAGCTGATCCGGCATTGGCTGATGTTTCCGCGGCTTTGAGCGATGCTCAAGACATTTTAGGGACGGTCGTCTCTGATGCTTCTGAATTTGCTGCCATGGCTGGCCAAGCCAGTATTAACGCCCAAAAAGCACTCAATGAGTCTTCGGCGGCGGCGGGTTCGGCCGTGTCGAATGCATCGAATAAACTCACCGAAATGGACTCGCAGCTGCAATCCGGCATTCAGCGGGCGAATGATTCGATAGCGAAAATGCGTGATCAGATTGCGGTTTTGGAAGGATTCCCGGAGACACAAAAGCTCTCTGCGGAGTTGAAAACCAAGCTGAACGATATGCAGAATCTGCTCGCCGAGGTCGGGAAAACCGGGTCAGATGCGGCACAGGCCAGCGAAGATTTGAATGCGCTGATGAAAGCCTTTGATCAGGCTCTGACTGATACGCAACGTGCTGCTACCGATCTGCGTGAACAGTCCAATCAGACCGCATCTACGTTAAACGCTCGGGTGACGCAGCTGTCGGCACAGCTGGGCGCCATCAAATCTGCGGTGAGCGCCGCGCGCATTTCTCTTACTGAAATTTCGGCGCTGACCCACGGAGTTGATGACCAGATTGTGGACACGCAAGACGTGCTTGGTCAGGTGCAGAGCAACCTGAATGCGCTGTCCGGTACGGCTCGTGGGGCGCAAACCGATGTGGCGACTTTGGCCACCGGGCTAAGGACGGGAACCTTAAAAACGGTCATTGGGTTGGATCCGACCAATATCGGACGCTATCTGACCTCACCGGTGAAATTTGACCAGCAAACCCTCTTCCCCATCAACTCTTATGGTTCGGGAATGGCTGCCATGTTCATCAATCTCTCCCTGTGGATAGGTGCTCTTATCCTGGTCATTATTTTTCGGGTAGAAGTCGATAAAGAAGGTTTTGACTGGTTGAGTTTGCGCTCGGCTTATCTGGGACGATTCATGCTCTCGGGTGTGCTGTCTATAGGGCAGGGGTTGATTGTCAGCGTGGGCAGTTTGCTGCTGGGAGTGCAGGCGGTCAATGCTCCCGCTTTCATTGCGACAGCCATGCTGATCGGACCGTGTTATTTGGCAATTATCTATGCCTTGGCGGCTGCGCTCAGTCACGTGGGGCGAGCCCTGGCAATCTTGCTGGTGGTGTTGCAGATTCCCGGTGCTTCGGGCATCTATCCGATTGAGCTCATGCCTAGATTTTTTCGCCAGCTTTCCCCGATGCTCCCGTTTTCTTACGGCATCGACGCGATGCGAGAAACTATCGGCGGTTTCTATGGCGGGCGTTTCTGGCATGTTATAGCAGTTTTGTTGATTATGAGCGTCACGGTGTTCCTTCTGGGGTTTTGGGGGAGGCGTCGGTTGGGTTACTTCACCCAGCTGTTCTACGATGACTTGGCTCGCACTGAGCTGGTCGTGAATGAAGACGTTCAGCTGCAAAGCCGCGGTTACCGGTTGAGTAACATCATTGCGCTGCTGGGGAACCGGAAAGAATTTTCTACCCGTATCAGGCGACGTCAAGAAGAGTTCAATGCCCGTTACCCGGCTTTGATTAATGGACTGAGCAGCGTGGGGATTTTGGGACTGGTTGTGCTGGGAATGATTTCCCGCCTCACCTCCGCCAGTAAGCCAGCACTTCTGGGCATATTAGCGATTTGGGGGCTAGTCATCATAGGGACGCTGGTTGGTGTAGTCGTGCTAAAGAGCTCAATAGAACGAGCCGAGAGGCTGTCGCATCTGACGGAAGATGAACTTTTCGAGAGTCTAGCTCGCCAGCGAGAAGTGAATGCTAACAAAACCACAAATCGGTCGGCCAGCCGCAGCAGTCGCAGTAAACGTCGCCTCATCACCGCGCCTGTGCGGGCAGACGCTACGGATCAAACTACCGACAAGCCGGCAGACGAAACCGATACCTCCGCAACCTGCGAGGAGACACGATGA